The Litoribrevibacter albus genome includes a window with the following:
- a CDS encoding TSUP family transporter, with protein sequence MDLLNELATLLPHWHTWLLLLLAAFSAGFIDAIAGGGGLITIPALLMAGLPPHLALGTNKLSSSFGSFTATLVFIRKGIFNPKHWLLLLFATLAGAIIGTIAASLISIDILNQVLPMIIIGVAIYMLFQNYSNLDTNRPPYPRSNAVKITQGCSIGFYDGIAGPGTGSFWVVSNLILYKQSLLQSSGIARAMNFVSNITSLVTFAILGHVNWMIGIAMGLVLLIGAWLGAHLAISKGAHLIKPIFMTVVIAISVKLLAF encoded by the coding sequence ATGGATCTTTTAAACGAATTAGCAACCTTATTGCCCCATTGGCACACTTGGCTATTACTGTTACTGGCCGCGTTCAGTGCCGGCTTTATTGATGCAATCGCCGGCGGCGGTGGGCTGATTACAATCCCAGCTCTGCTGATGGCCGGATTACCGCCGCATCTGGCATTAGGCACCAACAAGCTAAGCTCTTCTTTTGGGTCTTTCACCGCAACCCTGGTATTTATTCGTAAAGGCATCTTCAACCCCAAACACTGGCTGTTGTTGCTCTTTGCAACCCTGGCTGGCGCGATAATAGGAACCATTGCGGCTTCGCTGATCAGTATCGACATACTTAACCAAGTGCTTCCCATGATCATTATTGGCGTGGCGATCTATATGCTCTTTCAAAATTACTCAAATCTGGATACCAACCGCCCCCCTTATCCAAGATCAAACGCTGTGAAAATTACACAAGGATGCAGTATTGGCTTCTATGACGGCATCGCCGGGCCTGGTACCGGTTCCTTTTGGGTAGTGTCCAATCTTATCTTGTACAAACAATCGCTGCTTCAGTCGTCGGGCATTGCCCGGGCCATGAACTTTGTTAGTAACATCACATCGCTGGTTACCTTTGCGATATTGGGTCATGTGAATTGGATGATTGGAATCGCAATGGGCCTGGTTTTGCTCATCGGAGCCTGGTTAGGTGCACATCTGGCCATTTCCAAAGGCGCGCACTTAATTAAGCCCATTTTTATGACGGTTGTGATTGCTATTTCAGTTAAATTATTGGCGTTCTAA
- a CDS encoding valine--pyruvate transaminase, with product MKFSAFGKKFTSESGILNLMEDLGNALANPDSRNMIMMGGGNPAHIPEIEDIIRQRLIDISQDTHELQQFIGVYDTPQGEKAFRQSLASLLSKEFGWPLTEDHIALTNGSQSAFFMLFNLLAGEQEQGSRKHILFPMAPEYIGYADAGLSKDCFKACKPEIELIGEHQFKYRVDFDALSINEDTAAICVSRPTNPTGNVVTDEEVQRLDELAKQHQIPLIIDGAYGTPFPDIIFSEATPIWNDNIILCLSLSKFGLPAARTGIVIAKPEIVQAISNVNAILSLATNSIGARLALPLVESGDILKLSREVIKPFYQARCDLAIKQLESDLSGLPVRVHKPEGAMFLWLWCKDLPIDSQAFYERLKEKGLIVVPGHYFFPGMENEDWAHKNECIRINYSQSPEHVQQGLTLICDELKALYKA from the coding sequence ATGAAGTTTTCGGCCTTTGGCAAAAAATTTACAAGCGAATCCGGCATCCTGAATTTAATGGAAGATTTAGGAAATGCCCTGGCAAACCCGGACTCACGTAATATGATCATGATGGGCGGAGGCAACCCTGCACATATTCCGGAAATTGAAGACATCATTCGACAACGACTGATCGATATTTCACAAGACACACACGAACTCCAACAGTTTATTGGTGTGTATGATACGCCGCAGGGAGAGAAAGCTTTCCGTCAATCTCTTGCCAGCTTGTTAAGCAAAGAATTCGGCTGGCCTCTAACCGAAGACCACATAGCGTTAACCAATGGTAGCCAATCCGCTTTCTTCATGCTGTTTAACCTTCTGGCAGGAGAACAAGAACAAGGGAGTCGCAAGCACATCCTGTTTCCTATGGCGCCAGAGTACATTGGTTACGCGGACGCAGGCTTGAGTAAAGATTGTTTTAAAGCCTGTAAACCAGAGATAGAACTGATCGGTGAACACCAGTTTAAATACCGTGTGGACTTTGATGCACTGTCCATCAATGAAGACACGGCTGCAATTTGCGTCTCTCGGCCAACAAACCCGACAGGCAATGTGGTGACCGACGAGGAAGTTCAGCGTCTGGATGAGCTGGCGAAACAACACCAAATACCGCTGATTATTGATGGCGCTTATGGCACGCCATTCCCCGACATCATCTTCAGTGAAGCAACACCGATTTGGAATGACAACATCATCCTCTGTTTAAGTTTATCCAAGTTCGGTCTGCCCGCTGCCCGCACAGGTATCGTGATTGCAAAGCCGGAAATCGTTCAGGCGATCAGCAACGTCAACGCCATTCTCAGTTTGGCAACGAACAGTATTGGCGCCCGACTAGCTCTTCCTCTGGTGGAATCTGGGGATATCCTTAAACTAAGCCGCGAGGTCATCAAGCCTTTTTATCAAGCCCGCTGTGATCTGGCCATCAAACAATTAGAGTCTGATCTGTCCGGATTACCCGTGAGAGTTCATAAGCCGGAAGGCGCGATGTTCTTATGGCTGTGGTGTAAGGATCTTCCTATCGACTCACAAGCCTTCTATGAGCGACTCAAAGAAAAAGGGTTAATTGTAGTGCCGGGCCATTACTTCTTCCCGGGGATGGAAAACGAGGATTGGGCTCATAAGAATGAGTGCATTCGCATTAACTACTCCCAATCGCCAGAACACGTTCAGCAGGGATTAACGCTGATTTGTGATGAACTCAAGGCGCTCTATAAGGCTTAA
- the rarD gene encoding EamA family transporter RarD produces the protein MQKSQSNFFHLSLVLMAFFTWGITPLYFKWLGQVPAIELVVHRVIWSSVVLWILLWFSGLWPEFMSIWKNKSLRNRLLLSGILITGNWLVFVYAILTDQTVEASLGYYINPLVSIAMGGLFLGERLTKIQWAAVIMAMAGVLAEIWTVGKLSMIACSLALSFALYGLARKKMTLHPTAALAVETTWMIPFALVAMVYGSINLDFIFFSHAADIALPLMLAGIVTVIPLLLYVSGLPGVSLFAAGFAQYIAPSMVFLLAIYLFGETVPDQRYVTFGLIWLAVIVVTCEGLLKMKRTSRKEKLA, from the coding sequence ATGCAGAAATCCCAGTCCAATTTTTTCCATCTGTCTTTGGTCTTGATGGCCTTTTTTACTTGGGGAATTACGCCTTTGTATTTCAAATGGCTGGGACAAGTCCCGGCCATTGAGTTGGTGGTTCATCGGGTGATTTGGTCCTCGGTGGTTCTCTGGATTCTGCTTTGGTTCTCGGGCTTGTGGCCGGAGTTTATGTCTATCTGGAAAAACAAGTCGTTACGAAATCGTCTTTTGTTGTCAGGAATTTTGATCACGGGCAATTGGTTGGTCTTTGTGTATGCCATTTTGACGGATCAGACGGTCGAAGCCAGCCTGGGTTATTACATCAATCCGCTAGTGAGTATTGCGATGGGTGGTTTGTTTCTTGGAGAGCGACTGACCAAGATCCAGTGGGCGGCGGTGATTATGGCAATGGCTGGTGTTTTGGCGGAAATCTGGACGGTAGGGAAGTTGTCGATGATTGCTTGTTCCTTGGCGTTGAGCTTTGCTCTGTACGGCTTAGCCAGGAAAAAGATGACGTTACACCCGACGGCTGCATTGGCGGTAGAAACCACCTGGATGATTCCCTTTGCCTTGGTGGCGATGGTGTATGGTAGTATTAATCTCGATTTTATCTTCTTCTCGCACGCTGCCGACATCGCGTTACCTTTGATGTTGGCGGGCATCGTTACCGTTATTCCATTACTTCTTTATGTGTCTGGGCTTCCCGGTGTTAGTCTGTTTGCTGCGGGATTTGCACAGTACATCGCACCTTCTATGGTGTTCTTGCTGGCTATTTATTTGTTTGGAGAAACGGTCCCTGATCAGCGCTATGTGACGTTTGGGTTAATCTGGCTGGCAGTGATTGTGGTCACTTGTGAAGGACTGTTAAAAATGAAGCGAACGTCTCGCAAAGAGAAGTTGGCCTAA
- a CDS encoding GNAT family N-acetyltransferase produces MSEMNFVLQSIPYLERQPLIQFYKSNREKIKIHRSDHCYALVDKWEKDQQEKIVAAVKFSALPDGAWLLRNMLVDRAYREQGLGHQLLSALSDVMTQLNQQGNSQTDVGLYCYPWSELTPFYCQHGFTERSLWESDGQLSTNVENVSTNVESASTNVKNVLTNVEDTSVDVKAQCLSGEAVERYQAYRKRGLDIRFCYWQV; encoded by the coding sequence ATGTCGGAAATGAACTTTGTATTGCAGTCGATTCCTTATTTGGAACGACAGCCTCTTATACAATTTTACAAGAGCAATCGAGAAAAGATCAAAATTCATCGATCAGATCATTGCTATGCTCTGGTGGACAAGTGGGAAAAGGATCAGCAAGAAAAAATAGTGGCAGCGGTCAAGTTCTCTGCCTTACCCGATGGGGCGTGGCTATTACGTAATATGCTGGTGGATAGGGCCTATCGAGAGCAAGGACTGGGACATCAATTATTATCGGCACTTTCTGATGTGATGACTCAACTCAATCAGCAAGGTAACTCTCAAACGGATGTAGGATTGTATTGTTACCCTTGGTCGGAATTAACGCCTTTCTATTGTCAGCACGGATTTACCGAACGTTCTTTATGGGAGAGTGACGGGCAACTTTCAACAAATGTGGAAAACGTATCAACGAATGTGGAAAGCGCATCAACGAATGTGAAAAACGTATTAACGAATGTGGAAGACACATCAGTGGATGTAAAAGCTCAGTGCTTATCTGGTGAAGCGGTCGAACGATATCAGGCCTATCGAAAGCGTGGTTTGGATATTCGGTTTTGTTACTGGCAAGTTTAG
- a CDS encoding tRNA-uridine aminocarboxypropyltransferase, whose protein sequence is MTQFCLTCQRPPSRCLCSFVQPVANKTPVFILQHAKERLHPKGTAKLAQLCLSQAELIIGKEFKDTLTRIQRDYAPILLWPEENAGSAIPSATEANRREGNERNDNLTRTKPSALIAIDGTWKKAAKIYHTHAELHTLPKLNLQGHENQYHHRKSPSAEHLSTLEAIYFGLRELSHNDIPYHQTLNGLLDAQQRMIEHWHKNLELHTP, encoded by the coding sequence ATGACTCAATTCTGCTTAACCTGCCAACGCCCCCCATCCAGATGTCTTTGTTCTTTTGTGCAACCGGTAGCAAATAAGACGCCCGTATTTATTCTCCAGCATGCAAAAGAACGACTGCACCCGAAAGGCACGGCCAAACTGGCACAATTGTGTTTAAGCCAAGCGGAATTGATTATTGGTAAAGAGTTTAAAGACACACTGACACGGATTCAAAGAGACTACGCGCCTATTCTCTTGTGGCCTGAAGAAAACGCTGGCTCTGCAATCCCCTCTGCCACAGAGGCAAATCGAAGAGAAGGCAACGAGCGGAATGATAATCTGACCCGTACAAAGCCAAGCGCACTCATTGCCATTGATGGAACCTGGAAGAAGGCCGCCAAGATCTACCATACCCACGCTGAGTTACACACACTGCCTAAGCTCAATCTACAGGGGCACGAAAATCAGTATCATCACCGGAAGTCTCCCAGCGCAGAGCACCTATCTACACTGGAAGCGATATATTTTGGATTAAGGGAACTGAGCCACAATGACATCCCCTACCATCAAACCCTTAACGGACTGCTAGATGCTCAGCAACGAATGATCGAACACTGGCATAAGAACCTTGAGCTACATACCCCTTAA
- a CDS encoding response regulator, translating into MQLTEHATIEHKPFELQRKKGLKSLKRHSITRLVGMAMCTGTGVAYLYYEMGHPLWAWLIWAYASLLHTPLWYLICRQSKNILKAEQRVMILDFFIFGHFMAMVDFQPWVVFALCMVTTVNTLTGAGLNMIFKAVPSIFAGALITVGLVGFNFQAESSLVIMGLCIVGVTFYTGYTAFIAGKSMRDLRTSRHQIQEQASALKMSNECLEQSIQDLKQTSFALAQSEQERIAAEVREKTKAAFLANMSHELRTPMNGVMGMLSLLKSTGLNDEQQNYVCTADNSANTLLLLLDDILDYAKLETTSIGLDVDTFEIEDLVEEVLQIYGEEALAKNVDLVYWHDYGIHYALRGDPNRLKQVFTNLIGNAIKYTPKGHIIVRSRIVGEDPESYRIRFEVEDTGIGISENKQNHVFEAFYQVDQSNTRSYGGAGLGLALCRQILRHMDGIIGLESEQGRGSTFWFEVPLEKNPERLYQIKPNFDGVMLVVDANVISRDNLRHRAKALGCDVIAVSKWHEAEALLEREHNDVILLVDVDITSSDEFRLWRTAGGRTELSWALMGCTSARYSLPDWLKGMSPQFLSKPIRQKELAQYLVMQKPMKVQVTGISAGRIDEQFKPIQNLNQLLAGSLLRGTDVDSSFGHGHQVLVVEDNKVNQRVAVARLQKMGFLVDVADHGEQALTMVSTCHYDLIFMDCQMPIMDGFEATKRIRTLEKSGRINTVPIIAMTAHVMNEDKAKCFDAGMNDFLRKPVTQDQLVKTMRKWLSEVSVAESKLDV; encoded by the coding sequence ATGCAATTAACTGAACATGCCACCATTGAACACAAACCTTTTGAGTTACAGCGAAAGAAAGGTTTGAAGTCACTTAAACGTCATTCCATTACCCGTTTGGTCGGGATGGCGATGTGTACCGGAACCGGGGTTGCTTACCTATATTATGAAATGGGCCACCCTTTATGGGCCTGGTTGATTTGGGCTTATGCCAGTCTGCTTCATACGCCGCTTTGGTATCTGATTTGCCGTCAGTCGAAGAATATCCTTAAGGCTGAACAGCGAGTGATGATCCTGGATTTCTTCATTTTTGGTCATTTCATGGCGATGGTCGATTTTCAGCCCTGGGTTGTGTTTGCGCTGTGTATGGTGACGACAGTTAATACCCTGACCGGGGCGGGGCTCAATATGATCTTTAAAGCGGTACCCAGTATTTTTGCGGGTGCTTTGATCACGGTTGGCTTGGTTGGTTTTAATTTTCAAGCCGAGTCATCGTTGGTGATTATGGGGCTGTGTATCGTCGGGGTGACCTTTTATACCGGCTATACCGCGTTTATCGCGGGGAAATCGATGCGTGATTTGCGTACCAGTCGGCATCAAATTCAAGAGCAAGCCAGCGCTCTTAAAATGTCGAACGAGTGTCTTGAGCAAAGTATTCAGGACCTGAAGCAGACCAGTTTTGCCTTGGCACAGTCGGAGCAGGAACGTATCGCGGCGGAAGTCCGTGAGAAGACCAAAGCTGCATTCCTGGCCAATATGAGTCATGAGCTAAGAACACCAATGAACGGTGTGATGGGCATGCTGAGTTTGCTGAAAAGTACCGGTTTAAACGATGAACAGCAGAATTACGTGTGTACCGCCGATAATTCAGCCAACACCTTGCTGCTGTTATTGGATGACATTCTGGATTACGCCAAGCTGGAAACCACCAGTATCGGTCTGGATGTGGATACCTTCGAAATCGAAGATTTGGTGGAAGAGGTACTACAAATTTACGGTGAAGAAGCGTTAGCTAAAAACGTGGATCTGGTGTACTGGCATGATTACGGCATTCATTACGCATTACGTGGTGATCCAAATCGTCTCAAGCAAGTCTTTACTAACTTGATCGGCAACGCTATTAAATATACGCCTAAGGGGCATATCATCGTTCGTTCCCGGATTGTCGGTGAAGATCCTGAAAGTTATCGCATTCGCTTTGAAGTGGAAGATACCGGCATTGGTATTTCCGAGAATAAGCAAAACCATGTCTTTGAGGCCTTCTATCAGGTCGATCAATCGAATACCCGAAGCTATGGCGGTGCAGGTTTAGGGTTAGCACTTTGTCGTCAGATCTTACGTCATATGGATGGCATCATTGGTCTGGAGTCTGAACAAGGCCGGGGCAGTACCTTCTGGTTTGAAGTGCCGCTAGAGAAAAATCCTGAGCGCTTGTATCAAATCAAGCCTAACTTCGATGGTGTGATGTTGGTGGTTGATGCAAACGTGATCAGCCGGGATAACTTGCGTCACCGTGCGAAAGCTTTGGGCTGTGATGTGATTGCCGTGTCGAAATGGCATGAAGCAGAGGCATTGCTCGAACGTGAACATAATGATGTGATTTTGCTGGTGGATGTGGATATTACCAGCAGCGACGAGTTCCGTTTATGGCGTACGGCAGGTGGCCGGACGGAATTGAGCTGGGCATTAATGGGCTGCACCAGTGCTCGTTATAGCTTGCCTGATTGGTTGAAGGGGATGTCACCGCAGTTCCTTAGCAAGCCAATCCGACAGAAAGAGCTGGCTCAGTATTTGGTGATGCAGAAGCCGATGAAAGTACAGGTCACCGGTATTTCGGCAGGCCGGATTGATGAGCAATTCAAACCGATTCAGAATTTGAACCAGCTGCTGGCCGGCAGTTTGCTCAGAGGCACGGATGTGGATTCCTCCTTCGGTCATGGTCATCAAGTGTTGGTTGTTGAAGACAATAAAGTGAACCAACGAGTTGCCGTTGCGAGACTCCAAAAAATGGGCTTTTTGGTGGATGTGGCTGATCATGGTGAACAAGCGCTGACTATGGTTTCAACCTGTCATTACGATCTCATCTTCATGGATTGCCAAATGCCGATCATGGACGGCTTTGAAGCGACCAAGCGAATCCGAACGTTAGAAAAAAGCGGACGAATCAATACGGTGCCGATTATTGCTATGACGGCTCATGTGATGAATGAAGATAAGGCCAAATGTTTCGATGCCGGCATGAATGACTTCTTACGGAAACCTGTGACTCAGGATCAGCTGGTTAAGACCATGAGAAAGTGGCTTTCTGAAGTCAGTGTGGCAGAAAGTAAATTAGACGTTTAA
- a CDS encoding FAD-dependent oxidoreductase, whose product MSKLRRVLVVGAGAAGLSAAWYLKKKGYQHVDVVESSGRVGGKCKTIKHEGKPYEMGAFTVTPGYRNVLKLAKTFGVALERQPPRYAFSMRRKQVMAIKDAMLKDFTFLTLFLSVLRYYGKLLRYRSALSKPGLASKGSSKVYDELAQPFQKWLVDNKMLGLQGLFRITITDMGYGRFSEIPALYVLKYLNFWNFTTLLLYGAGLGKGLPKRFTHGFESLWQSVATSLNVSLNTDVVSIKRGEQIQVEMLFHGTTAKHNKQETRNYDAIIVACPPDRLMDVMDFNESEKALMTKFRYSPYVVNLFEVSGMPNEVIGAINEEKIGDPKEIMRPWATANGAVAYSVQKGDLSDDDIIHQASQSIRTLYRHYPVTVDGHIHTQKWHYFPHVTSEEIGDGRFYYKFEQLQGQNNTYYTGSYLSFETVELAVSYSKQIVSKFF is encoded by the coding sequence ATGTCGAAATTAAGAAGAGTATTGGTTGTCGGAGCCGGGGCGGCTGGCTTATCTGCGGCCTGGTACTTAAAGAAGAAAGGATACCAGCACGTAGATGTGGTGGAATCTTCAGGGCGCGTGGGTGGCAAGTGCAAAACCATCAAACATGAGGGAAAACCTTATGAGATGGGCGCGTTCACTGTGACACCGGGTTATCGCAATGTGCTCAAGTTAGCGAAGACCTTTGGGGTGGCTCTCGAACGTCAGCCGCCAAGATATGCCTTTTCAATGCGACGCAAACAAGTGATGGCGATCAAAGATGCCATGCTTAAAGACTTTACCTTTCTTACGTTGTTTTTGTCGGTGCTTCGATATTACGGGAAATTACTCCGTTATCGCAGCGCTTTGTCGAAACCGGGGTTAGCATCCAAAGGGTCTTCCAAAGTTTATGACGAATTGGCCCAACCCTTTCAGAAGTGGTTGGTCGATAACAAGATGCTTGGTCTTCAAGGGTTGTTCCGCATAACGATTACCGATATGGGCTACGGTCGCTTTTCAGAAATTCCTGCGCTCTATGTGCTGAAATATCTTAACTTCTGGAATTTTACCACCTTGCTATTGTATGGCGCAGGTTTAGGTAAAGGGCTACCAAAACGCTTTACTCACGGGTTTGAATCACTTTGGCAGTCGGTGGCGACCTCTCTTAACGTGTCTTTGAATACGGATGTTGTATCGATTAAGCGTGGCGAACAAATTCAGGTTGAGATGTTGTTTCATGGCACCACTGCGAAACACAACAAACAAGAAACCCGAAACTACGATGCTATAATTGTTGCATGCCCTCCTGATCGGTTGATGGATGTTATGGATTTCAACGAGTCAGAGAAGGCTCTGATGACAAAGTTCCGCTACAGTCCTTATGTGGTCAATCTCTTCGAAGTCTCCGGTATGCCTAATGAGGTCATTGGTGCGATAAACGAAGAAAAGATCGGTGATCCGAAAGAAATTATGCGTCCTTGGGCGACCGCTAATGGCGCAGTTGCCTACAGCGTTCAAAAAGGAGATTTGTCTGATGACGATATTATCCATCAAGCATCACAGTCAATACGAACCTTGTACCGTCATTACCCGGTAACTGTTGACGGACACATACATACCCAGAAGTGGCATTATTTTCCTCATGTCACCTCCGAAGAGATTGGTGATGGCCGGTTTTATTACAAGTTTGAGCAGTTACAAGGGCAGAACAACACCTATTACACAGGGAGTTATTTGTCCTTTGAAACGGTTGAACTGGCAGTCAGTTATTCCAAGCAAATAGTCAGTAAATTTTTCTAA
- a CDS encoding protoporphyrinogen/coproporphyrinogen oxidase gives MPRSLKVAVVGAGASGIATAYYLKQAGYSHITIFEKEERIGGKCLTFKHGDHEFDLGANYITPYYHEVLRIAKELDLKTQPAPQRKSFDLTTGNFLNTLRTTLMGKSLLSFGAASAKYLYLAFKYRKQINEPGFTELEACPELCHPFGKWLDINGMSILRQLFLIPVTIFGYGALDDVPTPYVLKYMDAKNFLLLARVGAGLSKEWPRHFLDGYQGFLNAIIRSEQLDVRLNSHIVSIKRTPNVVVGLADGSLHEFDRIVFACPLDKILPVISDASEHEQALLSRIKYRNYYVSACDVDGMLDITTDELQLPPAKPLPAIGHPWGIVKFWKDSDVNLFFTVGDGEDKDKTQPQDALPAVTPKMVEANIRADVKRMGGVFQSVVHQQLWTTFFPHVEAADFIDGYYQQLERQQGKLNTYYVGAIMALELVEPIFNYSKQLVDQHFSS, from the coding sequence ATGCCAAGGTCATTAAAAGTTGCAGTCGTCGGAGCAGGTGCTTCAGGAATCGCTACCGCGTATTACTTAAAACAAGCGGGCTATTCCCATATTACGATCTTTGAAAAAGAAGAACGTATCGGCGGGAAATGTTTGACCTTTAAGCATGGCGATCATGAGTTCGACCTTGGTGCTAACTACATTACCCCTTATTACCATGAAGTCCTTCGTATCGCGAAAGAACTGGATCTTAAAACACAGCCAGCACCGCAACGTAAATCCTTCGACCTAACCACCGGCAACTTTTTGAATACCTTACGAACTACCTTGATGGGTAAGTCGTTATTGTCGTTTGGTGCCGCCTCCGCGAAATATTTGTACCTCGCCTTTAAATACCGTAAGCAGATCAATGAGCCTGGGTTTACCGAGTTAGAAGCCTGTCCTGAGTTGTGTCATCCCTTTGGCAAGTGGTTAGACATCAATGGTATGTCGATTCTGCGTCAGTTATTTCTGATTCCTGTGACTATTTTTGGCTATGGCGCGTTGGATGACGTTCCTACACCTTATGTCCTCAAATACATGGATGCGAAGAATTTCTTATTGTTGGCAAGAGTTGGTGCAGGATTGTCGAAAGAATGGCCCAGGCATTTTCTGGATGGTTATCAAGGGTTCCTTAATGCCATTATTCGCAGTGAGCAGTTGGATGTCCGTTTAAATTCTCACATCGTTTCGATCAAGCGTACCCCTAACGTGGTGGTTGGGTTAGCTGATGGTTCTCTGCATGAATTTGATCGCATCGTTTTTGCCTGCCCGTTGGATAAAATTCTGCCCGTCATAAGTGATGCCAGTGAGCATGAGCAAGCCTTGCTCTCTCGAATTAAATATCGAAATTATTATGTGTCGGCGTGTGACGTGGATGGCATGCTGGATATCACCACAGATGAGTTGCAGTTGCCGCCCGCTAAGCCATTGCCTGCGATAGGTCACCCTTGGGGGATTGTGAAATTCTGGAAGGATTCCGATGTGAATCTGTTTTTCACTGTGGGTGATGGGGAAGACAAAGATAAAACTCAGCCACAGGATGCCTTACCGGCTGTAACGCCGAAAATGGTGGAAGCGAATATCCGCGCTGATGTTAAACGGATGGGCGGCGTGTTTCAGTCTGTGGTGCATCAGCAATTGTGGACGACCTTTTTTCCGCACGTTGAAGCGGCTGACTTTATAGACGGATATTATCAGCAACTGGAACGACAGCAAGGCAAATTAAATACCTATTACGTGGGGGCGATCATGGCCTTAGAGTTGGTTGAACCTATCTTTAACTACAGCAAACAGTTAGTGGATCAACACTTCAGCTCTTAG
- a CDS encoding deoxyguanosinetriphosphate triphosphohydrolase: protein MSMSWDTLLTRERLGKSSATQEELARTPFHKDHDRVVFSGAFRRLGKKTQVHPVDENDHVHTRLTHSLEVGCVGRSLGTRVGEYLNDVTPEWINPEDIGVIVQAACLAHDIGNPPFGHSGEDAIRHFFHEAAEKGMLDGLSDAEKSDLLNFEGNAQGLRILTQLEYHLFDGGMRLTYATLGAYLKYPWTSLSLKDNPANKGKFGCNQSELEIMRGIADKLGLIKLSDDTWCRHPLVYLMEAADDICYALLDLEDGLEMNILPYKEVEALMFELLQGDIPDTYWRINDTGTGRRKLSMLRGKAIDHLVTATARTFMEKQDDILNGRLQGDLVEHLPERARKCVLTAKNMARERIFNSRNKTLLEVGAYSVLEELLSAFCSAVHQFHQGGGLNYKNQRVIDLMEYRAPQADWSLYECYMRVVDFIGGMTDRYAITMAQQISGRPLG from the coding sequence ATGTCCATGTCTTGGGACACCTTGTTAACCCGAGAGCGATTGGGGAAATCTTCGGCAACACAAGAAGAGTTAGCCAGAACGCCTTTCCACAAAGACCATGACAGGGTGGTGTTTTCCGGTGCATTTCGTCGTTTGGGTAAAAAGACTCAGGTACATCCTGTGGATGAAAATGATCACGTTCATACGCGATTAACCCACAGTCTTGAAGTCGGATGTGTTGGGCGTAGCTTAGGTACTCGGGTGGGGGAGTATCTCAATGACGTGACTCCTGAATGGATCAATCCCGAAGACATCGGTGTGATTGTTCAGGCTGCTTGTTTGGCGCATGACATAGGTAATCCTCCGTTTGGTCACAGTGGTGAAGATGCCATTCGACATTTTTTCCATGAGGCGGCTGAAAAAGGCATGCTGGATGGTCTTTCTGATGCAGAGAAAAGCGATTTACTGAATTTTGAGGGGAACGCTCAGGGGCTGAGGATTCTTACCCAACTGGAATATCATCTCTTTGATGGTGGAATGCGATTGACCTATGCCACTCTCGGAGCCTATTTGAAATACCCTTGGACGTCTTTGTCGTTAAAGGATAACCCAGCAAACAAAGGTAAGTTTGGCTGTAATCAGTCGGAACTTGAGATCATGCGGGGCATTGCGGATAAGCTTGGGCTTATTAAACTCAGTGATGACACCTGGTGCCGACATCCCTTGGTGTACCTGATGGAAGCGGCAGATGACATTTGCTATGCCTTGCTGGATCTGGAAGACGGCTTGGAGATGAACATCCTTCCCTATAAGGAAGTAGAAGCCTTGATGTTTGAGTTACTTCAGGGGGATATTCCAGACACCTATTGGCGCATCAACGATACCGGAACCGGCCGTCGCAAGTTGTCCATGCTACGTGGGAAGGCGATTGATCATTTGGTGACGGCGACAGCTCGTACCTTTATGGAAAAGCAGGATGACATCCTGAATGGTCGGCTTCAGGGCGATCTGGTAGAGCATCTGCCGGAGCGCGCTCGTAAGTGTGTACTCACTGCTAAAAACATGGCCCGGGAACGCATCTTCAATAGCCGCAACAAAACCTTGTTGGAAGTTGGGGCGTACTCGGTACTTGAAGAGCTATTGTCTGCCTTCTGCAGTGCCGTCCATCAATTCCATCAAGGCGGCGGGCTGAATTATAAAAATCAGCGTGTGATTGATTTAATGGAGTATCGGGCACCTCAAGCGGATTGGAGTCTGTATGAGTGCTATATGCGGGTGGTGGACTTCATAGGCGGTATGACCGATCGTTATGCGATTACAATGGCACAACAAATTTCTGGTCGACCTCTAGGATAA